In the genome of Raphanus sativus cultivar WK10039 chromosome 9, ASM80110v3, whole genome shotgun sequence, the window GGGAGATTTGTGATGTTCTTCAACATGCCAAAGTAAGTTCTTTCTCCTgtatttactatattttttttgttcagtaaGTCTATAAGTGTCATTCTTTAAACTAAACATTTGCCAGGGTgcttacaattttaatttatttggaaTTTGACTAGGGTACATGGAACGTTCTTGGTATATCGTTTGATATATCAAAAATCAACGAACTATCCATCAGCAAGAAAGCTTTTAAAAGAATGACTGATCTCCGATTCctcaaaatttacaaaagacAATATGACGGGAATGATAGAATGCATATACCGGAGGAGATTCAGTTTCCGTGCGGACTAAGGTTACTAGATTGGGAAGCATATCCGAGCAAGTGTCTTCCTCCTACATTCAATCCTCAATATCTTGTCGAACTCAGTATGAAGAATAGCAAGCTCGAGAAGCTATGGGAAGGGATCAAGGTTGGTATtgtactttaataatataaaataggtTTTTATCCGCATTTTAAAAAacgtataattatttttttgataaatttataaattataaaaaatatatttgtgtttattttgttaatattcgTAAAcagattttgtaaatatttttagtacATAAAAGTAGTTTTGCTTGGTCTTAATTACaaggttttaaaaatataaatgattttgaTCATTATAATTTGTTGTAAATGATAATTctatataacttttattatgATAGAATTATagaaatgaaaattatatatacaatattactCAATTTTATTTCACATTTCtaacttgttttatatattttatttttgtcatgttaatatatatatatatatatatattcatttctaacatttagattaaaaatgaattttaaatctattagttaatattaatttgaatatttcattttttaatattcattttaaaacTTGTATTGATATGCCTTGAATCTAGATGACATCTAGGTGATAGATGCAGCATAACAGACATTATACTAGCTTAGTTATATTAAAAACGTTGCATCTAAGTTACTATGGATTGCTACATTTGATCGTGAGTGTAAACCCATAAATCCATAAATTCTAGATTTTAGATGTGGgatactactatatatatatatattttgtactcaaaataatcataaatttgCACTCCATAACTTCAATATAACTTTCAATAATAAGATAGGTGTTTGCCCGTGGACATAGTCTTAAAGATGAACCATGTTAGACGTTCTTTCTCACTTCCGTTACAACAACTTGAAATATGCTAAAAAGACATTAATTTATGTTGTTAGTTACTTCAAAtttcgttgacaaaaaaaaagttacttcaaatttctaataacaTATTTAGTGAATAACACTTAAGACAAATGCTAGTTTtgtatagtatattttaataagatagatatccATATTTTCTCTTCATGTTATATGATGTTCTTTCTCTCTGTGTCTACGTTTAGCCGCTTGCAAATCTCCAGAAAGTGGATTTTTCAGGATCTGTTCATTTGAAGGAACTTCCCGATCTTTCAAATGCTACAAATCTTGAGAAGTTGGATCTGATAGGTTGCGAGAGCTTGGTAGAGATTCCATCCTCTTGTTCGAATCTTCATAAACTACAGAAGTTGTGGGTGACTGGATGCATAAACCTACAAGTAATTCCAGATCGCATGAACTTGGCATCGCTTGATGAAGTCCTCATGAGAAGATGTTCAAGGTTGAGAAACATTCCAGTCATGTCAACGAACATCAGAAAGCTGTGTATATCGGAGACAGCGGTTGAAGATGTGCCTGCATCAACTAAGCTGTGGATTCGTCTTACGTCTCTCAGTATAAACAAAGGTGGAAAGCTCAAGAGATTAACATATCTCCCCAAGAATGTCACAGATCTAGACCTAAGCTATTCCGATATACAAAAGATTTCAGATAGTATCAAATCCCTTCATCAGCTACAGAACCTTAATCTAGCTGGTTGCACAAGACTCACAGCTTTACCAAAGCTCCCTGGCTCGCTCAAAACCGTAATAGCGGAAGACTGTGAATCACTGGAGGCCGTATCTAGCTCTTTGAACACCCCAAATGCGCGGCTCAATTTCATCAACTGCTTCAAACTGAGTCAACAAGCAAGAAGAGCAATTTTTAAACAATCTTTTTTTATAGGAGTGGCACTCTTACCAGGAACAGAAGTGCCTGAAGAGTTTGATCACCGAGGCAGAGGAACCTCATTGACTATCCGTCCAGACGGCAACCCTTACAGCGGCTTTGTGGTTTGCGTGGTGATTTCCCCTAAGCAGCAAGAGATTAGTTTTTCCCAGCTAATGTGTCGTCGCATAGGCGTGGCTCAAGACGACTTCTATCCAGTTGAAATGTTGGTCTACGTAGGCGAAGTCCACAAGTTTCGAAGGGAGCATCTATTTGTATTCGACTCTCGGTTTCTAGAGTTTTACCCCACTGATATGAGCAGAGAGATAGTACTCGAGCTGAGCAGCAACTCCAATGATTTCGATATTATTGACTGTGGTGCCAGGATCTTGACCGAAGAGAATGGGAGCAATGAATCTGGCTTAGACGACCAAGTGTTAGAAGATGAAACTGAGATTGGACCTAGCGAAGCCTTTGAAGATAGCATCGAACATACAAATGAAGGAGTCTGTTACTCGGAAGAAGGGGACAATCTTGACGGTGGAAAATGTACTGATTGTTGGAGTTGGCTCTTCCTCTGCTTCGATCTCTCTGGTTTAGTGGGAGACATCAGAAGCTtagtttctggaagaagaggGTAGAAGCTAGAAGCAGGGAAGCATTCGTATGGTTGCATTGAAAAAGCATAACAAGATGATGATTACGTTGCTAGCAGATCTGTTTAAATCTGAAATGTGGAAACAACTTGCTTTGATCTAAAATGAGGACATGAATTAATGGATGTATCATCAACTCTCATCCCCTGTTTTGGCATTAATCTTGTTGGAAAGTGCCTTAGTCAAAGACGTTACAACATGGTCAAGTGATTACGTAATCTATTTTGGTATGACTTGCatgtgaaaagaaaataactatGTTTAGACATCTGTAATATTACGTGTGTTGTGTTTTGGGAAGCCTTTGCTTCTAGGAAACCTTTAGATTATATATGTACGAAACTCTTGTAAAGTTGTAGTAGGTGTGTGAAATAtcgaaaaaaaaactttataaaactaCAAACTGGTATCAGAGCACTTTTTTTAAGGGATCTATGATGGAAACAGAAACAAATTTCTCCAGCACACCACCTGTATTCGATGGTGAAAATTATCAAGCTTGGGCAGTTAGGATGACAGTTCATCTTGAAGCTCTTGATCTCTGGGAGGCTATAGAAGAAGATTATGAAGTGTTTCCCCTGCCTGAAAATCCCACGCTAGCCCAGCTTAGAAATCACAAAGAAAAGAAGACAAGGAAGTCTAAAGCCAAGGCATGTTTATTCTCTGCTCTGTCAAGCACCATATTTACAAGAGTAATGAATTTGGGATCAGCAAAAAGTTTTTGGGAATATCTCAAAAAGGAGTATGAAGGGAATGAAAGAACCAAGAACATGCAGATACTTAATCTGATTCGGGAGTTTGAGATTCAGAAAATGAAGGAGACAGAGACCATAAGAGAATATTTAAATAAGCTACTAAGTATTGTCAACAAGGTGAGACTTCTTGGCAAAGACTTCTCAGATGAAAGAATTGTAGAGAAGATTTTGGTATCTATACCTGAGAGATATGAATCTAAAATTTCTTCACTTGAAGAAACCAAAGATTTATCCAGTATCTCTTTAGCAGAATTGGTAAATGCAATGCAAGCTCAAGAGCAAAGACGATCAATGCGAGAAGAAGGATCAATGGAAGGAGCTTTTCAAGCAAATAATGAAACTCAAGAGGCTTTTCAAGCAAAGGGAGTTTCAGATAAACGGATATACAAACTTAATAGCAATGAAACCTGTCCTCACTGTAAGAAGACAGGTCATGAAGAAAGAAAGTGTTGGTGGAGACCAGATATTAAATGTAGAAAATGTGGTAAACTCGGTCCTGTGGAGAGAGTTTGCAAGACACAACAAAAAGATGAAGCAAATGCTATGAtagaagaaaatgaagaaaaaatgtTTGTCGCAACAAGCTCTGTAGCAGCTAAGCTCTCAAGTGATTCTTGGTTGATTGACAGTGGTTGTACAAACCATATGACCAACGACAAGGAACTGTTCAAGGTACTAGACACATCTGTTACTTCTAAAGTAAGAATTGGAAATGGTGATTTTCTTTCCGTTAAAGGGCAAGGAACGGTGGCCATCAAAAGCGTAACAGGTGTCAAATTTATTCAAGATGTTCTCTATGTGCCTCAAATCAACCAGAATCTACTAAGTGTTGGACAGTTGCTAGAGAAAGGCTTCAAAGTCATTTTTGAAGACAAATGGTGTTTGATACAAGATGCAAAAGGATGTGACTTGTTCAGAATCAAAATGAGATCGAAAAGCTTTCATCTAAACCTTATGGAGGAGGATTATATGGCTTACACAAGCACAATCAACAATGCAAGTTTATGGCATAAACGGCTTGGTCACTTTCATCATGGTGGAATTCTTTATATGCAGAAAAACAACATGGCAAAAGGAATTCCTTTGTTGGAAAGTGAGTTAGGAGATTGTACAGCTTGTCAATATGGGAAGATCACAAGAAAACCATTTCCTAAAACAACTTGGAGAGCTACAAAAAAGCTGCAGCTAGTACACACGGATGTTGGAGATCCTATGAGCACACCATCCTTGAATGGTAGTAAGTACTATATTGTGTTCATTGATGATTACAGCAGATTTTGTTGGATTTACTTCATTAAATTCAAGAGTGAGGTACCTAACATATTCTGGAAATTCAAGGCTTGGGTGGAAAATCAAAGTGGTTGCAAGTTGCAAACTTTGAGGTCTGATAATGGGACTGAATACACAAATAAGACTTTTGGAAAGTTTTGTGAAGAATCCGGTATTGAGCATCAGTTTACAGCTCCATACAcccctcaacaaaatggtgtaagTGAGAGAAAAAATCGAAGCATTATGGAGATGGCAAGATGCATGTTGCATGAAAAAGGGCTTCCAAAGAATTTATGGGCAGAGGCTGCAAACACTGCAGTATTCTTACTCAATAGGTTACCAACAAGAGCTTTGGACAAAAAGACACCATATGAAGTCTGGAATGGGTACAAGCCAAACATGTGTAATCTGAAGAcgtttggttgcctttgtttcACTCATGTTCCATATGTGAAACGAGATAAGCTTGACAAGAAGGCAGAACCTGGAGTGTTTGTTGGTTACAGTGATTCTTGCAAAGCTTATAGAATCTTTCATCCTCAAAATGAAAAGCTTTTGGTAAGCAGAGATGTGACTTTTATGGAAGATAAACAATGGAATTGGGAGCAATCAGATTCAGAACAGGTGCCTAGGATTCTACAAGACACTGAAGATGACATCGATAATATTCCAGTGAGAGGTACGAGATTACTGACTGATATCTATCAAAATTGCAATATTTCTCTTTGAACCTGGTGAATATGAGGATGCTGAAAAGGATCACAAGTGGATTGAAGCAATGAATGAAGAGCTTAGAATGATtgataaaaatgatacttggCAGCTAGTGGACAGACCATCAGACAGAAAGATAGTTGGTGTTAAATGGGTTTATAGGACTAAACTCAATGCTGATGGATCTATAAACAAGCACAAAGCCAGATTGGTGGCAAAGGGATATAGCCAAGTATATGGGGTGGACTTTTCAGAAACCTTTGCTCCTGTAGCACGGTTAGACACAATAAGAATGATGATTGCATTGGCTGCTCAAAATACTTGGAAAGTATTTCACTTAGATGTCAAATCAGCCTTTCTAAATGGCTATCTTGAAGAGGAAATCTATGTAGAACAGCCTGATGGGTTTAGAGTAAAAGAACAGGAGGAGAAAGTCTACTTGTTGAAAAAAGCTTTGTATGGTCTTAGACAGGCTCCAAGAGTATGGTACACAAGAATTGATGATCATCTTCGGAAGATGGGATTTGTCAAAAGTCAAAGTGAAGCTACATTTTATATCAAAGAAACAAGTGGTAATTTACTTGTGGTTTCCATTTATGTTGATGACCTGCTTGTGACAGGGAACAATGAGATGCTAGTGGGTGCTTTCAAGTCTGAAATTCTCAAAGCGTTTGAGATGACTGATCTCGGTTTGATGTCTTATTTTCTTGGAATGGAAGTGCAACAAAGAATTGATGGAATTATTATACATCAAAGGAAGTATGCAAAAGAGATTCTTAAGAAGTTTCAGATGGATGATTGCAAGAGCACAGACACACCAATGAATCAGAAGGAGAAATTCAGCAAAGAGGATGGAGCTGAAAAGATAGATGAAAATAAATACAGAAGCTTGATTGGTTGCTTGATGTATCTCACATCCACCAGACCTGACATAATGTTTTCTGTAAGTTCTCTCTCAAGGTTTATGCATTGTGCCAGTGAGTTACATTTTCAAGCTGCGAAGAGAATCTTGAGATATGTTAGAGGAACAACAGAGTATGGCATCAAGTATACATGTTCACAAAGTCCCAAACTTGCTGGATTTTCTGATAGTGATTGGGCTGGATCTATTGACGATATGAGAAGCACAACAGGTTTCTGTTTCACTTTTGGATCAGGAATGTTTTCATGGTGTTCAGAGAAACAGGATGTTGTAGTTCAGAGTACTGCAGAAGCAGAATATGTTGCAGCAAATGCCTCTGTAAATCAAGTAGTTTGGATCAGAAAACTACTTGCTGATCTACATATGGAGCAAAATGAACCAACAGAGATATTTGTTGATAATCAAGCTGCTATTGCTATCTCAAAGGATTCTGTTTTTCATGGCAAGACCAAGCATTTCAATATCAAGCTGTATCATCTGAGAGAAGAACAGAAGAATGGAGAGATAATGTTGGTGTACTGCAAAACAAACGATCAAATCGCTGATGTATTCACCAAAGCTTTACCAAAAGCAAGGTTTGAGTATCTGAGAAACAAACTAGGTGTTTGCAGGAACTAAGGCAAGGAGGAGATTTGTTGGAAAGTGCCTTAGTCAAAGACGTTACAACATGGTCAAGTGATTACGTAATCTATTTTGGTATGACTTGCatgtgaaaagaaaataactatGTTTAGACATCTGTAATATTACGTGTGTTGTGTTTTGGGAAGCCTTTGCTTCTAGGAAACCTTTAGATTATATATGTACGAAACTCTTGTAAAGTTGTAGTAGGTGTGTGAAATAtcgaaaaaaaaactttataaaactaCAAATCTCCTCTTTCAATGTCAAGTTTTTGGCATTCATCTCTTTTGATTGGTTCTCTTTCACAGATATGCTCAAAGAGTAAAGTTAACAAATAAACCCAGGAAAGCACTTGTTAAGACCTCAAacttttgggttttgatttctaAAGAAACACTAAGACACTAGTTAAAGCTCATCATGATTCTGTTTAATAATCTTCAAATATACCTTGTTATGGTATGCTTACCCAGAAAGGAAGTGCCGACGAGTCCAATCACCAAGGCAATTGGTTCCAAAATTTTGGGAACTCAAAGCAGATGTTTCACTTGGCTAATATTGATGATTCTGAACACTAGATTTAGGATGTGTTTTTGGGGGATGACCTTATTTCAACGTAAATTTTACATGTTATGTATTTTCCTTCACGAAATATGTATAAGAATACGTTTGACTAACAATTCTGACAgt includes:
- the LOC108825879 gene encoding disease resistance protein RML1B-like is translated as MASLTSSLSTRNWSFNVFASFHGPDVRKTLLSHMREQFNVNGITMYNDQKMVRGEEIAPSLTTGIRESRIAIVILSKKYASSSWCLDELVEILECKKSMGQIVMTIFYGVEPSDVRKQTGEFGIAFEDTCERKTKEEKQKWIKALTDVSNIAGVDFLRCENEAGMIKQIARDVSDKLNATPSRDFDGMVGLEPHIRELKSLLNLDDNGVMMVAITGPAGIGKTTIARALQSQISDRFQLTCFVDNLRENNHSGFDEHGWKLRLQEQFLSNVLNLGSIRICHSGVIEERLSKHKVLIILDDVYHIKQLEALANETTWFGSGSRIIVTTENKEILQQHGIKNTYRVGLPSDEQALKILCRYAFGKNSHNHGFEKLLPRVTKLCGKLPLGLSVVGSSLRGKEEDEWEEVLSRLETNIDQDSGTILDRDIEDVLRVGYESLDENEQTLFLHIAVFFNYKSWNLVNTMFDDSDLDVKHGLKILVSRSLVIKTIGCEERIVMHRLLEQMGKKAIQKQDPWKRRILMNAREICDVLQHAKGTWNVLGISFDISKINELSISKKAFKRMTDLRFLKIYKRQYDGNDRMHIPEEIQFPCGLRLLDWEAYPSKCLPPTFNPQYLVELSMKNSKLEKLWEGIKPLANLQKVDFSGSVHLKELPDLSNATNLEKLDLIGCESLVEIPSSCSNLHKLQKLWVTGCINLQVIPDRMNLASLDEVLMRRCSRLRNIPVMSTNIRKLCISETAVEDVPASTKLWIRLTSLSINKGGKLKRLTYLPKNVTDLDLSYSDIQKISDSIKSLHQLQNLNLAGCTRLTALPKLPGSLKTVIAEDCESLEAVSSSLNTPNARLNFINCFKLSQQARRAIFKQSFFIGVALLPGTEVPEEFDHRGRGTSLTIRPDGNPYSGFVVCVVISPKQQEISFSQLMCRRIGVAQDDFYPVEMLVYVGEVHKFRREHLFVFDSRFLEFYPTDMSREIVLELSSNSNDFDIIDCGARILTEENGSNESGLDDQVLEDETEIGPSEAFEDSIEHTNEGVCYSEEGDNLDGGKCTDCWSWLFLCFDLSGLVGDIRSLVSGRRG